GAGATGGGCGTGCCGTCGAGTTCCACCCGCTTCGGGGTGTCCTCCTCCAGCTCGCTCAGCGCACAGGCCCGAACGAAACCGGCACGGTCGAAGGCGCTCATGCGACCGACGCCTCCAGCTCTTCCTCGATCTTGGCGATCAGGCGCTCCTCGATGTCCTGGACGCCGATCTGCTGGACCAGCTCGGCGAAGAAGCCACGGACCACCAGGCGACGGGCATCGTGCTGCGGGATACCACGGGCCATCAGGTAGAAGAGCTGCTCGTCGTCGAAGCGGCCGGTGGCGGAGGCGTGGCCGGCGCCGACGATCTCGCCGGTCTCGATCTCCAGGTTCGGGACCGAGTCGACCCGCGCGCCGTCCGTCAGGACGAGGTTGCGGTTCATCTCGTAGGTGTCCGTGCCCTCGGCCTTTGCCTCGATGAGCACGTCGCCGATCCACACCGCGTGCGCGTCGTCGCCCTGGAGCGCGCCCTTGTAGACGACGTTCGACTTGCAGTGCGGGGTGTTGTGGTCGACGAAGAGCCGGTGCTCCTGGTGCTGACCCTTGTCGGTGAAGTAGAGCCCGAACAGCTCGGCCTCGCCGCCGGTGCCGGCGTAGGTGACGCGCGGGTGCAGTCGTACGACGTCGCCGCCGAAGGTCACGACGATCGACTTGAAGGAGGCGTCCCGGCCCACCAGCGCGTTGTGCTGGGCCACGTGCACGGCCTTGTCGTCCCAGTCCTGGACCGACACGACGGTCAGCTTGGCGCCGTCGCCCAGGATGTAGTCGACGTTGGCGGCGAGCACCGCGTCACCGGTGTGGTCGATGACGACGACGGCCTCGGCGAAGGCACCGAGCTCGATGACCTGGTGACCGTAGGCGACCCCGCCCTCGCCGTGCACGGCGATGCGGATCGGCTCGGTGAGCACCGTCTCCTTGGGGACGGTGACCACGCCGGCCTGCTCGAACGCCGAGTACGCCTGCGCGGCCACGCGGTCCACCGGGGTGCCCGCCTTGCCGAGCCGCGCGTCGTCGCGGCCGACGGTTTCGACGGTGACGCCCTCGGGCGCCTCGACGGCGACCTTCACGCCCTCGCCGTTCGCGACGGCGGTGCCGTCGTGCAGCCCGCGCAGGCGCTCCAGCGGCGTGAACCGCCACTCCTCCTCGCGGCCGTGCGGCACCGGGAAGTCCGCCACGTCGAAGGACGGGGGCGCGCTCATGCGGGTGGCGACGGTCGACTCGGCGGCCACCGCGATCTGGCCGGCGGTGGTGGAGCCCACCGGGATGTTCTGGGCCTCAGCCATGGCTGTCGTACTGCTCGCTTTCTTGCGGTTGCGATCCTCGGCCCGCTGTCAGCGGGCCGCCGGCTGCTTCTTCGGGCGGCGCGTCAGCCGACCGCACCCTCCATCTGCAGCTCGATCAGCCGGTTGAGCTCCAGCGCGTACTCCATGGGCAGCTCCTTGGCGATCGGCTCGACGAAGCCGCGCACGATCATCGCCATCGCCTCGAACTCGGTCAGACCGCGGCTCATCAGGTAGAAGAGCTGGTCCTCGGAGACCTTGGAGACGGTCGCCTCATGGCCCATGGACACGTCGTCCTCGCGGACGTCGACGTACGGGTAGGTGTCGGAACGCGAGATCGTGTCGACGAGCAGGGCGTCGCACAGCACGTTGGACTTCGAGCCCGCGGCGCCCTCACCGATCTCGACCAGGCCGCGGTACGAGGTACGGCCGCCGCCCCGCGCCACCGACTTGGAGACGATGTTGGACGAGGTGTTCGGCGCCATGTGGACCATCTTGGAACCGGCGTCCTGGTGCTGGCCCTCGCCCGCGAAGGCGATGGAGAGGGTCTCGCCCTTGGCGTGCTCGCCCATCAGGTAGACGGCCGGGTACTTCATCGTCACCTTGGAGCCGATGTTGCCGTCGATCCACTCCATGGTCGCGCCCTCGTAGGCCACGGCGCGCTTGGTGACCAGGTTGTAGACGTTGTTCGACCAGTTCTGGATGGTCGTGTAACGGCAGCGGGCGTTCTTCTTGACGATGATCTCGACGACCGCGGAGTGCAGCGAGTCCGACTTGTAGATCGGGGCCGTACAACCCTCGACATAGTGCACGTAGGCACCCTCGTCGACGATGATCAGGGTCCGCTCGAACTGGCCCATGTTCTCCGTGTTGATACGGAAGTAGGCCTGGAGCGGGATCTCCACGTGGACGCCCGGCGGGACGTAGATGAAGGAGCCGCCCGACCACACGGCGGTGTTGAGGGAGGCGAACTTGTTGTCACCGACCGGGATGACGGTGCCGAAGTACTCCTTGAAGAGCTCCGGGTGCTCCTTCAGCGCGGTGTCGGTGTCCAGGAAGATGACGCCCTGCTCCTCCAGGTCCTCGCGGATCTGGTGGTAGACGACCTCCGACTCGTACTGGGCGGCGACACCGGCGACGAGGCGCTGCTTCTCGGCCTCCGGGATGCCCAGCTTGTCGTAGGTGTTCTTGATGTCCTCGGGCAGGTCCTCCCAGGACTCCGCCTGCTTCTCCGTGGAGCGCACGAAGTACTTGATGTTGTCGAAGTCGATGCCCGACAGGTCCGAGCCCCAGTTCGGCATGGGCTTCTTCTCGAAGAGGCGCAGGCCCTTGAGACGGAGCTTGGTCATCCACTCCGGCTCGGACTTCTTCGCCGAGATGTCCCGGACCACGTCCTCGCTCAGACCACGCTTCGCAGAGGCGCCGGCCTCGTCGGAGTCGGCCCAGCCGTATTCGTAGTTGCCCAGGCCCTCGAGTTCGGGGTGAGCAGTCTCCGTGGGGAGAGTCATGCGGGGTTCCTCCCGGCCGTGCTGGCAGATGCGTTGTGGGTGGTCTCGGAAATCTTCGAGGCGTTTGACGCCTTGGGGATGAACGTCGTGCAGACGCCGTCGCCGTGCGCGATCGTCGCCAGTCGCTGGACGTGCGTGCCGAGCAGCTGGGAGAAGATCTCCGTCTCGACCTCGCACAGCTGCGGGAACTGTTCCGCGACATGAACGACCGGGCAGTGGTGCTGGCAGAGCTGCTCCCCGACCGGTGCGCTGCGCGCCGTAGCAGCGTACCCGTCCACGCTCAAGGCCTTGGCCAGTGCTTCGGTGCGCTCCTCGGGGGCGGCTTTCTCGATCGCCTTCCGGTAGGCGGTGGCCTGCTCGGCGAGCCTGGCGCGCGCGAAGGCGACGACCGCCTCGTCCCCGCCGTACCGCTGCTGGATCCAGCGCAGGGCGTCCGCGGCGAGCTTGTCGTACGACTGGTCGAAGGCGTCGCGACCGCAGTCGGTGAGGGCGAAGACCTTGGCGGGGCGACCGCGCGTCCGCGCTCCGTACACACGCTGCTCGCGAGCCTCTACGACGTCGTCGGCCACAAGTGCGTCGAGGTGCCGCCGCACGGCCGCCTGGGTGAGCCCCAGCCGCCCGGCGAGTTCGGCGACGGTCGACGGGCCGTGATCCAGGATGGACCGCGCGACCCGGTTGCGCGTCGAGCGCTCCCCGGTCGCGAGCTCTTCCTGAGGGGCCCCCGTGGGGGTCTCCTGAGCCTCGCCGACGTTTTTCACAACGCCATTGTTGCGTAATTCCTCAAAGCCTGACAAGCGCCGTCCGACGGCCCGGCGGTGCCGTGCATCACTTAGGCATACCTAAACCGACCTGCGGAAACGATCTTTGATCGATCAAACCGGCGACGCCCACCGCACCGCTCCGAACTGCCGCCGAACCGTACGGACACCCCCTCCGACCAGCTCCAGAGGACGACGCACGGCTGTCCCCCGAGGCACACGCGGTCGCACGAGGAGTGGTTTGCGGACCCCCTCGTCCGCCGCCCGGCCGGTTTCCGGCCCCCCTCACCCGGCACCCGATCCGCCTACCTAGACTCTGGACCCATGCGAACTGAGCCGGTCCTCCAGGTCCACGCCCTGGTGAAGCGGTACGGCACGAAGACCGCGGTGGACGGCCTCGACCTGGTGGCCCGGGCTGGGGTCACCGCCGTACTCGGCCCCAACGGGGCGGGCAAGACCACCACGATCGAGACCTGCGAGGGGTACCGGAAGCCGGACTCCGGCACGGTACGCGTCCTGGGCCTCGATCCGATCCGCGAAGCCTCCGCCCTGCGCCCCCGCACAGGCGTCATGCTCCAGTCCGGCGGCGTCTACTCGGGCGCCCGCGCCGACGAGATGCTCCGCCATGTCGCCAAGCTCCACGCCCACCCGCTGGACGTCGACGCGCTGATCAAGCGACTGGGCCTTGGCAGCTGCGGACGCACGACGTACCGACGGCTGTCGGGCGGGCAGCAGCAGCGGCTCGCGCTCGCCATGGCCGTCGTCGGGCGCCCGGAGCTCGTCTTCCTGGACGAGCCCACCGCCGGCCTGGACCCCCAGGCCCGCCGGGCCACCTGGGACCTCGTACGCGACCTGCGCGACGACGGCGTGTCCGTGATCCTGACCACCCACTACATGGACGAGGCCGAGCAGCTCGCCGACGACGTCGCGATCATCGACGCCGGTCGGGTCATCGCGCAGGGCTCCCCCGAGGAGCTGTGCCGCGGCGGCGCCGAGAACACCCTGCGCTTCACGGGCCGGCCGGGCCTCGACGTGGCATCCCTGCTGAAGGCCCTCCCGGCGGACTGCACGGCGGCGGAACTGACGCCGGGCGCGTACCGCGTCGTCGGCAAGATCGACCCGCAACTGCTCGCGACGGTCACCTCCTGGTGTGCCCAGCACGGGGTGATGCCGGACCGGATCTCCGTCGAACGGCACACCCTGGAAGACGTGTTCTTGGAGCTCACGGGCAAGGAGTTGCGCTCATGATTCCGGTCGGCACACCCCTCGGCCGGGGGTCCGGCCCGCGGCGCGGCCGCAATCGGACAGAGTGCCCCCCGGGAAGACACAGCCTGGACCTCACCGGCAAGGAGCTGCGCTCGTGACCACCGTCGGTACCTACGCGCCGAAGCCCGGCGCCGCGCCCCTGCCCCGCATGATCGTGGCACAGGCCGCGCTGGAGACGCGGATGCTGCTCCGCAACGGCGAGCAGCTTCTGCTGACCGTTGTCATCCCGACCCTGCTGCTGGTGCTCTTCAGCTCCGTCGACATCGTGGGCACCGGTGCCGGCAAGGCCGTCGACTTCCTCACCCCCGGCATCCTCGCGCTCGCGGTGATGTCGACCGCGTTCACCGGTCAGGCCATCGCGACCGGCTTCGAGCGCCGCTACGGGGTGCTGAAGCGGCTCGCCTCCTCGCCGCTCCCCCGCTGGGGGCTGATGGCCGCCAAGACGGCCTCGGTCCTGGTCACCGAGGTCCTCCAAGTGATCCTGCTCATGGTGATCGCCTTCTCGCTGGGCTGGTCGCCGCACGGCGACCCGTTCAGCGTGCTCCTCCTCCTCGTCCTGGGCACGGCCGCCTTCTCCGGCCTCGGCCTGCTGATGGCGGGCACGCTGAAGGCCGAGGCGACCCTGGCCGCCGCCAACCTGGTCTTCCTGCTGCTGCTCGTGGGCGGCGGCGTGATCGTGCCGATGGACAAGTTCCCCTCCGGGGCCCAGGACGTGCTCGGTCTGCTCCCGATCTCCGCGCTCTCGGACGGCCTGCGGGACGTGCTCCAGCACGGGGCCGGAATGCCCTGGGGCGACCTGGGGATCCTGGCCGTGTGGGCCGTCGTGGGGCTGGCGGCGGCCGGGAAGTTCTTCCGCTGGGAGTGAGGCGCTGCGGGACCTGCGGAAGTGGGTCCCCGCGGACGGGAACACCCTCCGCGGCCCGACCCCTCGTGAAACCGTGCACAAGCTGCCCCCTACGATGAAGGACGTGCCAAACGTGACCCGCGCCGATGCCGTAGCGGCCGTGCGCAACCCGCTCGCCTTCATCGCCGCACGCTGGACCCCGCATCCCCGGACGGTTCAGCGGGCGGCGCTCGCCGCGCTCGTCATGTCGGTGGTCATCGTCGTCACCGGCGGTGCCGTGCGCCTGACCGGCTCGGGGCTCGGCTGCCCGACCTGGCCGCAGTGCACGGACGACTCGCTGACCACGACCAGCGCCATGGGCGTGCACGGCGTCATCGAGTTCGGCAACCGCATGCTGACGTACGTGCTGTGCGCGGCGGTCGGCTGGGCGATCCTCGCCGCGCGCTCCGAGAAGCCGTACCGGCGCAGCCTGACGCGGCTCGGCTGGGCTCAGTTCTGGATCGTCATGAGCAACGCGGTCCTCGGCGGCATCGTGGTCCTCGTCGGCCTCAACCCGTACACCGTCGCCGCCCACTTCCTGCTCTCCACCGCGCTCATCACCGTGGCCACGGTCATGTGGCAGCGCACACGGGAGGGTGACGCGGCGCCGCGTCCGCTGGTCGGCAAGGCCGTGCAGCAGCTGGTGTGGTTCCTGGTCGTCGCCTCGGTGCTGCTGATCGCGGTCGGCACGGTGGTCACCGGCGCGGGCCCGCACGCGGGCGACTCCAGCGACGTCGAGCGCATCCCGATCGACTGGGAGACGGTCGCCAAGCTGCACGCCGTGCTCGCCTGGAT
The Streptomyces sp. CGMCC 4.7035 DNA segment above includes these coding regions:
- the sufD gene encoding Fe-S cluster assembly protein SufD, with product MAEAQNIPVGSTTAGQIAVAAESTVATRMSAPPSFDVADFPVPHGREEEWRFTPLERLRGLHDGTAVANGEGVKVAVEAPEGVTVETVGRDDARLGKAGTPVDRVAAQAYSAFEQAGVVTVPKETVLTEPIRIAVHGEGGVAYGHQVIELGAFAEAVVVIDHTGDAVLAANVDYILGDGAKLTVVSVQDWDDKAVHVAQHNALVGRDASFKSIVVTFGGDVVRLHPRVTYAGTGGEAELFGLYFTDKGQHQEHRLFVDHNTPHCKSNVVYKGALQGDDAHAVWIGDVLIEAKAEGTDTYEMNRNLVLTDGARVDSVPNLEIETGEIVGAGHASATGRFDDEQLFYLMARGIPQHDARRLVVRGFFAELVQQIGVQDIEERLIAKIEEELEASVA
- the sufB gene encoding Fe-S cluster assembly protein SufB: MTLPTETAHPELEGLGNYEYGWADSDEAGASAKRGLSEDVVRDISAKKSEPEWMTKLRLKGLRLFEKKPMPNWGSDLSGIDFDNIKYFVRSTEKQAESWEDLPEDIKNTYDKLGIPEAEKQRLVAGVAAQYESEVVYHQIREDLEEQGVIFLDTDTALKEHPELFKEYFGTVIPVGDNKFASLNTAVWSGGSFIYVPPGVHVEIPLQAYFRINTENMGQFERTLIIVDEGAYVHYVEGCTAPIYKSDSLHSAVVEIIVKKNARCRYTTIQNWSNNVYNLVTKRAVAYEGATMEWIDGNIGSKVTMKYPAVYLMGEHAKGETLSIAFAGEGQHQDAGSKMVHMAPNTSSNIVSKSVARGGGRTSYRGLVEIGEGAAGSKSNVLCDALLVDTISRSDTYPYVDVREDDVSMGHEATVSKVSEDQLFYLMSRGLTEFEAMAMIVRGFVEPIAKELPMEYALELNRLIELQMEGAVG
- a CDS encoding helix-turn-helix transcriptional regulator, with protein sequence MKNVGEAQETPTGAPQEELATGERSTRNRVARSILDHGPSTVAELAGRLGLTQAAVRRHLDALVADDVVEAREQRVYGARTRGRPAKVFALTDCGRDAFDQSYDKLAADALRWIQQRYGGDEAVVAFARARLAEQATAYRKAIEKAAPEERTEALAKALSVDGYAATARSAPVGEQLCQHHCPVVHVAEQFPQLCEVETEIFSQLLGTHVQRLATIAHGDGVCTTFIPKASNASKISETTHNASASTAGRNPA
- a CDS encoding ABC transporter ATP-binding protein, which translates into the protein MRTEPVLQVHALVKRYGTKTAVDGLDLVARAGVTAVLGPNGAGKTTTIETCEGYRKPDSGTVRVLGLDPIREASALRPRTGVMLQSGGVYSGARADEMLRHVAKLHAHPLDVDALIKRLGLGSCGRTTYRRLSGGQQQRLALAMAVVGRPELVFLDEPTAGLDPQARRATWDLVRDLRDDGVSVILTTHYMDEAEQLADDVAIIDAGRVIAQGSPEELCRGGAENTLRFTGRPGLDVASLLKALPADCTAAELTPGAYRVVGKIDPQLLATVTSWCAQHGVMPDRISVERHTLEDVFLELTGKELRS
- a CDS encoding ABC transporter permease is translated as MIVAQAALETRMLLRNGEQLLLTVVIPTLLLVLFSSVDIVGTGAGKAVDFLTPGILALAVMSTAFTGQAIATGFERRYGVLKRLASSPLPRWGLMAAKTASVLVTEVLQVILLMVIAFSLGWSPHGDPFSVLLLLVLGTAAFSGLGLLMAGTLKAEATLAAANLVFLLLLVGGGVIVPMDKFPSGAQDVLGLLPISALSDGLRDVLQHGAGMPWGDLGILAVWAVVGLAAAGKFFRWE
- a CDS encoding COX15/CtaA family protein — protein: MKDVPNVTRADAVAAVRNPLAFIAARWTPHPRTVQRAALAALVMSVVIVVTGGAVRLTGSGLGCPTWPQCTDDSLTTTSAMGVHGVIEFGNRMLTYVLCAAVGWAILAARSEKPYRRSLTRLGWAQFWIVMSNAVLGGIVVLVGLNPYTVAAHFLLSTALITVATVMWQRTREGDAAPRPLVGKAVQQLVWFLVVASVLLIAVGTVVTGAGPHAGDSSDVERIPIDWETVAKLHAVLAWIVVTLTFALWFVLKAVDAPPGPLHRTRELFLVLLGQGVIGYVQYFTHLPEVLVGLHMFGSCVMWIWVLRVLLSLRERPAVTADLPGPSTESALTSA